The Danio rerio strain Tuebingen ecotype United States chromosome 10, GRCz12tu, whole genome shotgun sequence genome contains a region encoding:
- the or80a7 gene encoding odorant receptor 106-7, whose translation MANDNYTVKKIDNFMITGFDHLQNQKLLGFLILISYMFILLGNGINLCIISTNRHLHKPMYILICNLAVVDIMYSSTCSTTMISVLLAEVKTVSYYSCISRTYFYHLGDLTECMALTLMAIDRIIAIKLPLRYHSIVTNVRIVLLIFLAWLICFVAVGFLTYVADSLTYCQPVIKYVFCSYSALVRFSCVDPEPYFAISTIFSMWPLCGQFPFILCTYAFLAYSVTKLSNSSRKQMINTCLSHIIVLLSYFAPKIVYILLTRIGVVLTLTERNAIMIVSSLVPPLINPTVYCTRTKEIRKRLLDIFLRKKIAPNHLKISSVNLLS comes from the coding sequence ATGGCAAATGACaattacactgtgaaaaaaattgACAACTTTATGATCACTGGATTTGATCACCTGCAGAACCAAAAGCTCCTTGGATTTCTCATCTTGATATCCTACATGTTCATATTACTTGGGAATGGCATCAATCTGTGTATCATCTCAACTAACAGACATTTACACAAACCAATGTACATATTAATCTGTAATCTTGCTGTTGTTGACATAATGTACTCCTCGACCTGCAGCACAACCATGATCTCAGTGCTGCTGGCTGAGGTTAAAACGGTTTCATACTACTCTTGCATCTCCAGGACATACTTCTATCATCTTGGTGATTTAACAGAGTGCATGGCTCTGACATTAATGGCAATAGACCGCATTATTGCAATTAAGCTTCCTCTGAGGTATCACAGCATTGTAACAAATGTAAGAATAGTGTTGCTTATTTTTCTAGCCTGGctcatttgttttgttgcagtAGGATTTTTAACATATGTGGCAGACAGTCTCACATACTGTCAGCCTGTCATCAAATATGTGTTTTGTAGTTATTCTGCTCTGGTCAGATTTTCCTGTGTTGATCCTGAACCTTATTTTGCCATTTCTACAATATTTAGTATGTGGCCTTTGTGTGGACAGTTTCCCTTTATTCTGTGCACATATGCTTTTCTGGCATATAGTGTGACTAAACTGTCCAACTCAAGCAGAAAGCAAATGATCAATACTTGCTTGAGTCATATAATTGTCCTGCTCAGTTATTTTGCTCCAAAAATTGTCTATATTTTACTAACTAGAATAGGAGTTGTGTTGACTTTAACAGAGCGAAATGCAATTATGATCGTATCTTCTCTTGTTCCACCTTTAATAAACCCCACTGTTTATTGCACCAGAACTAAAGAAATCAGAAAACGATTACTAGATATATTTTTGCGCAAAAAAATTGCACcgaatcatttaaaaataagttcAGTTAATTTATTGTCTTAA
- the or80a3 gene encoding odorant receptor 106-6 (The RefSeq protein has 1 substitution compared to this genomic sequence), translating into MANATYFVKNVDSFIITGFDHLQNQKILGSLILITYILILLGNGINLCVISTNRHLHKPMYILICNLAVVDIMYTSACSTTMISVLLAEIKTVSYYSCISRMFFYTLGDLTECMALTLMAIDRVIAIRLPLRYHSIVTNSRILWLIFLTWMFCFAAIGYLILLADSLPYCQPVIKYIYCSYAAVVRAACVDPEPYFAITTIYSMVPLCGQFPFILCTYAVLAYSVTKLSNSSRKQMINTCLSHIIVLLSFYVPKIVYILLTRIGVVLTLTERNAIAIVSSLVPPLINPTVYCTRTKEIRKRVSDVFLHSKKIVPRDFKSFPNTLSS; encoded by the coding sequence ATGGCAAATGCAACTTATTTTGTGAAAAATGTTGACAGCTTTATAATCACTGGATTTGATCACCTGCAGAACCAAAAGATCCTTGGGTCCCTCATCTTGATAACCTACATACTCATACTGCTTGGGAATGGCATCAATCTGTGTGTCATCTCGACTGACAGACATTTACACAAACCAATGTACATATTAATCTGTAATCTAGCTGTTGTTGACATAATGTACACTTCAGCCTGCAGCACAACCATGATCTCAGTGCTGCTGGCTGAGATTAAAACTGTTTCATACTACTCTTGCATCTCTAGGATGTTCTTCTATACTCTTGGAGATTTGACTGAGTGCATGGCTCTGACATTAATGGCAATAGACAGAGTTATTGCCATTAGGCTTCCTTTAAGGTATCACAGCATTGTCACAAATTCACGAATATTATGGCTTATTTTTCTAACCTGGATGTTCTGTTTTGCTGCAATAGGTTATTTGATATTACTTGCTGACAGTCTCCCCTACTGTCAACCTGTCATCAAATATATTTACTGTAGTTATGCTGCTGTGGTCAGAGCTGCCTGTGTTGATCCTGAACCTTATTTTGCCATCACTACAATATATAGCATGGTGCCATTGTGTGGCCAGTTTCCCTTTATTCTGTGCACGTATGCTGTTCTGGCATATAGTGTGACTAAACTGTCCAACTCAAGCAGAAAGCAAATGATCAACACCTGCTTGAGTCATATAATTGTCTTGCTCAGTTTTTATGTACCAAAGATTGTCTATATTTTACTAACTAGAATAGGAGTTGTGTTGACTTTAACAGAGCGAAATGCCATTGCAATTGTTTCCTCTCTTGTTCCTCCTTTAATAAACCCCACTGTGTATTGCACCAGGACTAAAGAAATCAGAAAAAGAGTATCAGACGTATTcttgcactcaaaaaaaatagTACCAAGGGATTTTAAATCTTTTCCAAACACTTTATCATCTTAA
- the or80a9 gene encoding odorant receptor 106-5 (The RefSeq protein has 7 substitutions compared to this genomic sequence): MANETYMKNVDSFIITGFDHLQNQKLLGSLILISYMFILIGNIINLCIISTDRHLHKPMYILICNLAVVDIMYSSTCSTTMISVLLAEIKMVSYYSCITRTFFYHVADIAECMALTLMAIDRVVAIRLPLRYHSIVTNLRTFCFIFVTWLMGFAAVGFFTSVLDKSPYCQPLIKYAFCSYSSLVRAACVDPEPYFVISTIYSMVPLCGLFPFVMCTYAFLAYSVTKLSNSSRKQMINTCLSHLIVLLSYYAPKVVTILLTRIGVVLTVTDRNAILIAASLVPPLINPTVYCTRTKEIRRRLSDFFLSTKILPNNFK; encoded by the coding sequence ATGGCAAATGAAACTTACATGAAAAATGTTGACAGCTTTATAATAACTGGATTTGATCACCTGCAGAACCAAAAGCTTCTTGGTTCTCTCCTCTTGATATCCTACATGTTTATATTGATTGGGAACATTATCAATCTGTGTGTCATCTCAACTGACAGACATTTACACAAACCAATGTACATATTAATCTGTAATCTAGCTGTTGTTGACATAATGTACTCTTCAACCTGCAGCACAACCATGATCTCAgtactgctggctgagattaaaATGGTTTCATACTACTCTTGTATCACCAGGACGTTCTTCTATCATGTTGCAGATATTGCAGAGTGCATGGCTCTGACATTAATGGCAATAGACAGAGTTGTTGCCATTAGACTTCCTTTAAGGTATCACAGCATTGTAACAAACTTGcgaacattttgttttatttttgtaacctGGCTCATTGGTTTTGCAGCAGTAGGTTTTTTTACATCTGTGTTGGACAAGTCCCCATACTGTCAGCCTGTCATCAAATATGCGTTCTGTAGCTATTCATCTCTTGTCCGAGCTGCCTGTGTTGATCCTGAACCCTATTTTGTAATTTCTACAATATATAGCATGGTGCCATTGTGTGGACTGTTTCCCTTTGTTATGTGCACATATGCTTTTTTGGCATATAGTGTGACTAAACTGTCCAACTCAAGCAGAAAGCAAATGATCAACACTTGCTTGAGTCATTTAATTGTCCTGCTCAGTTATTATGCACCAAAGGTGGTCACTATTTTACTTACTAGAATAGGTGTTGTTTTGACTGTAACGGATCGAAATGCTATTTTAATTGCTGCCTCTCTTGTGCCGCCTTTAATAAACCCCACAGTTTATTGCACCAGGACTAAAGAAATCAGGAGACGATTATCAAACGTATTTTTGTACACAAAAATATTACctaataatttcaaataa